From the genome of Acidihalobacter aeolianus:
CTGCGCGACCCGCGCGACGGGAACCAGCACGACGCCATTGCCTTTCAGTACGCGGAACTCGGCATGCCTGCCGACGGCGGTCGCGGTGAAACCCGTTTTGCCTTCCGTCTCGAGGTCAACGAGTTTCGCGGAGAACGCAAGCCGCAGCTTCTGATCACCGGCTATGCCCTGGAACTGACCCAGACATAGCGCCGTTAATCCGGGACTGCGTGCACTCACAGCTTTGCCGTCACCCTGTTAGAATGCATCCCTTTTTCGGCGCCCTGCCTGGGTTAGGGGGAGCGCCAGACAGGACGGAACACCGCATGGAACTCAACCCGCTCTATCAACAGATTCAGGACCTGCAAGAGCGCTTGGTCGCTCTGAGGGGGTATCTTTGACGTCGACACCAAACGCGAACGTCTCGAAGAGGTCAATCGCGAGCTCGAAGACCCCGGTGTCTGGAACGATCCCGAACGCGCCCAGGCGCTAGGCAAGGAGCGCGCCCAACTCGTCGTCGTGGTCGAAACCCACGACGAACTGGCCGAAGGCCTGACCGATGCGCGGGAACTGCTCGAACTGGCCGAAGCCGAGGACGATGCCGACACTGTGACCTCCGTCGAGCGCGATCTCGATCGCTACGAATGCCAGGTCGGCGACCTCGAATTTCGTCGCATGTTTTCGGGCGAAATGGACAGCACCAATGCCTTTCTGGATATCCAGGCGGGTTCGGGCGGCACCGAGGCGCAGGACTGGGCCGAGATGCTGCTGCGCATGTACCTGCGCTGGGGCGAGCGCCGCGGCTTCACCACGGAACTGCTGGAGGCATCGCCGGGTGAAGTCGCGGGCATCAAGAGTGCGACGGTACGTTTCGAGGGTGAGTACGCCTATGGCTGGTTGCGCACCGAAACCGGCGTGCATCGCCTGGTGCGCAAATCGCCCTTCGACTCGGGCAACCGCCGTCACACCTCGTTCGCTGCGGTATTCGTGTCGCCGGAGATCGACGATGACATCGACATCGACATCAATCCTGCCGACCTGCGTGTCGACGTGTACCGTGCCAGCGGCGCGGGTGGTCAGCACGTCAACCGCACCGAATCCGCCGTGCGCATCACCCACATACCGACCGGCGTCGTCACGCAATGTCAGAACGACCGCTCGCAGCACAAGAATCGCGCGACGGCCATGAAGCAGCTCAAGGCCAAACTCTACGAGCTGGAAGTGCAGAAACGCTCTGCCGAACAACAGGCCAAGGAAGATGCCAAGTCAGACATCGGCTGGGGCAGTCAAATACGCTCGTATGTGCTGGATCAGTCGCGGATCAAGGATCTACGCACCAACGTGGAAATCGGCAACACCCAATCCGTGCTCGACGGCGGACTGGATCCCTTCATCGAGGCCGCGCTCAAGAGTGGTCTGTAAACTAAAATATTGATAATTGACATGAACGATAGCCAGCAACTCGATGAAAATAAACTGATTGCTCAACGTCGAGAAAAACTCGACAAGCTGCGTGAAACGGGTGAAGCCTTCCCCAACGATTTCCGTCGTGATGCCGTGGCCGGCGAACTGCACGCGGAATACGATGGGGTCGAGGCCGACGAATTGGAGGCGCGCAATCTGCGCGTGAGCGTCGCCGGACGGATGATGCTCAAGCGCGTGATGGGCAAGGCGAGCTTCGCCCAGTTGCTGGACATGTCCGGGCGCATACAACTGTATCTTCAGCGCGATCTTCTGGGCGAGGCCTATCAGGATTTCAAGGGCTGGGACATCGGCGACATTCTCGGGGCCGAAGGGCAACTGATCAAGACCAAGACCGGCGAACTCAGCGTGCGCGTCGACGCGATCCGGCTGTTGACCAAGTCCCTGCGTCCTCTGCCGGAGAAGTTCCATGGCCTGACCGACCAGGAGGTACGCTACCGCCAGCGATATCTCGACTTGATCGTGAACGAGCCCTCGCGCGAAATCTTCCGCCTACGCTCGCGCATGGTGCAGTTCGTGCGCGAATTCATGACCGCGCGCGATTTCCTGGAAGTGGAAACACCGATGATGCAGGTCATCCCCGGCGGGGCCTCGGCACGTCCCTTCGTGACCCACCACAACGCCCTCGATATGCCCTTGTATTTGCGTATCGCTCCCGAGCTGTATCTCAAGCGCCTCGTGGTGGGCGGCTTCGAGCGCGTGTTCGAGATCAACCGCAACTTCCGTAACGAGGGCGTGTCCACACGACACAACCCAGAATTCACCATGCTGGAGTTCTATCAGGCCTATGCGACCTACGAGGATCTCATTGACCTGACCGAAACCTTGCTGCGCGAAATGGCAGCCCAACTGCTCGGCACCACTACCCTGAGCTATCAAGGTGAAACCTACGACTTCGGCAAGCCGTTCGCGCGCTACACCATGCGTGAGTCGGTGCTGCACTTCAATCCGGACATCACGCCGCAACAACTCGACGACCCCGCCCAGCTGCGGACGCTTGCTGAGTCCCTCGACATTGCGCTTAAGTCGGGATACGGTTCAGGCAAGATGCTGACGGAAATCTTTGAGAAAACAGTGGAGCACCGTCTCAAGGATCCGACTTTCATCACTGCCTATCCCACCGAGGTCTCGCCGCTCGCCCGCCGCAATACGCAGAACCCAGAAGTGACCGATCGTTTCGAGTTCTTCGTGGGCGGCCGCGAACTGGCCAACGGCTTTTCCGAGCTCAACGACTACGAGGATCAGGCCGAACGCTTCCGGCGACAGGTTGCGGAAAAGGAGGCCGGAGACGAGGAGGCGATGCACTTCGACGCCGACTACATCCGCGCGTTGGAGCACGGCATGCCGCCAACGGCGGGCGAGGGGATCGGCATCGACCGTCTGGTGATGCTGTTCGCCGACGTGCCTTCGATCCGCGACGTACTTCTGTTCCCCCACATGCGCCCGGAATGATCGCTGGAAGACTACTGCGCTTACTGCCCATAACGGCGCTACTGCCAAGTGTATTGACCACATGTGTCTACGCCGACACCTCGCTATCCGATACAGGCACCGCCTATGCGGAGGGGTTCGCTTCAGCACTGATCGAGAGTCATCTGCACTGGCTCGATGACACCTACCGTCTGACGGACAAGGGAGGAACTCTTTACGTCTCGCCCCCGTCCAGTTGGAAAGGCGATGCGAGTACGGTCGAAAGGCTGTTGGCCGACGTGCCTGGCGTTCACTCAGTATCTGTCACGGCAGTCCCCGCCGCTCTTCCATCAAACACCGTTGCAACAACCGCTAACTGGCCGATCCTGGCAGGCACACCTTTCCCCAGAGGTCGATTATTCGCGCCATTAATTGCAGACTCCAAGCAACCGAGTTTTTTCGCCAGCTATCGCCTATACAACATGCCCTGGGGCAATTATCACGTCGGCGCCGTGGGTTACGGAGGTACGCTGGGTCTATATCGATGGCATCAGCGTTTGTGGGGCGGGCAGGTCCAACTCGATTTTTCCGCTGGGGTCTTTTCGCAATTCGATCTGGATGTCCCGGCGCCCGAACTCATCAATACGGACTACACCGTCGGTCTTCCATTGACCTGGCGGCGAGGCAGCGATTCGGCTCGACTGAATCTCTATCATCAGAGTTCGCATCTGGGGCCACTGTATTTTTCCCAATTCCATCCTCAGAACTACGCGCTGAGCTTTGAGGCAGTGACTTTCTTTGGTCGCACAGGTGGGCTCACTGGCGCTGGTATGGGGGTGGCGGCTACCTGTTCGGCACAACCCCAGCAACACTGAAACGCCCTGAGTTGCATAGCGGCATCGAATACCACGGTGGCAAATTACTGTGGGGGTGTCTGCGTCTGATTGGGGGGGCTGGACATCAAAAGCTGGGCTGAAACAGGTTGGACACCAGCGCTGAGCCTCAAATTCGGTGTTCGTTACAGTGGCCCAGACCCGGCCGAACGGCAACTGAGTTTGCTACTGGAAGCCTATAACGGGTACTCGCCGAACGGCCAGTTCTACAAGTTCAAGACCAATTACCTTGGCGTGGGCGCCTATCTAGGATTCTGAGGCCTACCAACAGACTCAACCGGCGGCAGCAACTTCCAGAGGATAGGGTAGCTCGCGCAAACTGACGTTAGGCCCCTTGCGCTGGCCCAAACGGAGTTTGCTGCCAGCCTCCACCGCCGCGATATGCAGCACGGCCAGACCGGCAAGACCGCCGTCGGGGTGACGGTATGCCTCGACCAGGCGCCCGACGGGGCCGGCGTCTTCGGCCTCCGACTCGCTCGATAAGATGTCCGAACCGGGGGCCGCGGACTCAGCATCGATATGTACGTGGTACATCCGGCGCTTGAGATTGCCGAGGTATTGCATGCGCGCGACGATTTCCTGTCCGGGATAGCACCCTTTGCTGAAACTGACCGCGCCGATCAGTTCCATGTTGGCCATCTGCGGCACGAAGGCCTCGCTGTTCTCGGGCAGGATCACCGGCTCGCCGGCAAGCACCCCCAGCAAGCCCCAGCAAGCCGCACCGACCGGTGCGCCATGCACATTGAGCTTGCTCCACAGGCGATGCATCGGTTCCAGCGGGCCGTATAACTCGAAGCGCGGGTGAGGGCCCATCACGCGAACCACGGTAATACCCTCATGGGTCATCGATTCATCGGCCGCCTGAGGTACTGCCACACCCAGAATCTGCTGCAGCTGAGCAGGAGCATCCGGGCCGGACAGGCCCATCCGAGCCAGGCTGGCGCTGGCATCTTCCAGCGTCACCTGGCTGCGCAGGATATACATGCGCAAGCGTTTGAGCACGGGTTCGACCAGTGCTTGCGGTAGGCGCAGGTAGTAGGTGCCATCACGCCGGATAATGCGAAAATTCGCCAGCATCCGTCCTTTCGGCGTGCAATAGCTGCTGAGTTGGCTGTGCGTCCCATCGACGGACTGAATGTCATTGCTGAACTGGCCTTGCAGGAACGCCTTGACATCGTCGCCATAAGCGGCGATCAAGCCAAAATGAGACAGGTCGCAGATTACGGTTCCCATCGTAGTGACCCTGCGTTCGCGTTCTGGATTGCCGAAGCTGACAACACTGCCGTCGGCCGCGAATTCGGCACCGTCATTCTGGAGGTAGGTCTTCCATTCGGGTTTCATGGCGCGTCTCCGGCTGCAATATCCATCGGGGTGAGTATGGTAGAACAAGCTGCGAAAGTGTGTCAGCCATCTCGTTGACCCGCTATGCAAAGACTAAGCTTCTGGTAGACTCCCAGCGCCGGCAAGCCTTCAAGCACCTCAAACCGGCGTATTGAAATCGCCAAGGACAAGACACCAGACGCCCCCCATGTCGTCTACCCGCCCAGTCTACCTAGACCTGCGTAAGATCCAGCTGCCGCTGCCCGGGATCATCTCCTTCGCGCACCGGGTTTCGGGTGTCCTGATGGTCATCGGCATCCCGTTCGCCCTATACCTGCTCGAACTGTCGCTGTCGGGGCAGGCCGGCTTCGCCAGTGCGCGGACATTGCTGCGTTCGCCCTGGCTGGCCCCGGTGCTCCTGCTGCTGATTTGGAGCCTGTGCCACCACCTGTTGGCCGGTATCCGATTTCTGCTGATGGATATCGAGATCGGCGTGGATCGCCAAACCAGCCGCCAAAGCGCAGGCTGGGTCGCAGGTGCTGCGCTGGTGCTGGCCGCCCTGTTGCTGCTGGAACTGTACCTATGAAATCCGGCCTGAGCGGGCTTCGCGCGTGGTTGCTGCAGCGACTGACCGCAATCTATCTGGGCGGCTTTTTCGTGCTGGGCATCCTGGCCCTCGGCACGCATCCATACCTCGATTACGCCCAGTGGCACAGATGGCTCGCCCAGCCTCTCGTGCTGCTCCTGCTCGCGCTGTTCATGGTCGCATTGCTGTTGCATGCCTGGGTCGGCGTGCGCGACGTGCTGGTCGACTATGTCCGTCCGCTGGGACTGCGCGTCGGGCTGATGGCACTCGCGGCAACCTACCTGCTGGGATGCGGGCTGTGGGCGGTGCGCATCCTGCTGCAAACGAAGGGTCTATGAAGTTGATCAGAAGGAAGTTCGATGCCCTGATCGTCGGCGCCGGCGGAGCTGGCCTGCGCGCCGCACTGCAGCTTGCGCGGGCGGACGCCAACGTCGCCGTGGTGTCCAAGGTATTCCCCACGCGCTCGCATACGGTCGCGGCCCAGGGCGGCGTCAATGCGGCGCTGGCCAACATCATCGAGGACGATTGGCACTGGCACATGTTCGACACCGTCAAGGGCAGCGACTACCTGGGCGACCAGGATGCCATCGAGTTCATGTGCCGGGCCGCGCCGAAGGTCGTCTACGAACTCGACCACTACGGCGTCCCGTTCTCGCGCCTCGACAACGGCAACATTTACCAGCGCGCCTTCGGCGGTCAGAGCCGTCATTTCGGCAAGGAGCAGGCCATGCGCACCTGCGCCGCCGCCGACCGCACGGGCCACGCCATCCTGCACAGCCTCTACCAGCAGAACATCCGCGCCAAGACGCACTTCTTCGACGAATACTTCACCGTGGACCTGATCAAGGATGCCGAGGGCTACGTGCTCGGTGTGCTGGCCTTCTCCATCGAGTCCGGCGAGCCCATCCTGATCGAGGCCAAGGCCACACTGCTCGCCACCGGTGGCGTGGCGCAGCTCTACCGCACCAACACCAATGCGCTCATCAACACCGGCGACGGCATGGCGATGGCACTGCGCGCCGGCATCCCGCTGCAGGACATGGAGTTCATCCAGTTCCACCCCACCGGGATCGCAGGTCGCGGCATGCTCATCACAGAGGGCGCGCGCGGGGAGGGCGGTTATCTCGTGAATGGCGAGGGCGAGCGCTTCATGGAACGCTACGCCCCCCACGCCATGGATCTCGCCTCGCGCGACGTCGTCAGCCGAGCGATCTATACCGAGGTCAAGGAGGGGCGCGGCTGCGGGCCGCGCAAGGACTACTGTCTGCTCAAGGTCGATCACCTCGGCGCAGACGTGGTCAAGAGCCGCCTCCCGGGCATCCGCGACATGTGCCTGACCTTCCTGCACCTCGATCCGGCCGAGGAGGCCATCCCGGTCTACCCGACCGCCCACTACACCATGGGCGGCATTCCGACGAACCGGCACGGCCAGGTGGTGACGCCGATGCGCGACACGCCGGAAGCCCCGGTGCCCGGCCTGTATGCGGCCGGGGAGTGCGCCTGCGTTTCGGTGCACGGCGCCAACCGTCTCGGCGGCAATTCCCTGCTGGATATCCTGGTGTTTGGCCGTGCCGCCGCGAACCACATCATCGAATACCTCGCGGAGAACCGCTATCACCGTCCCATGGACGAGGACAGCCTGGCAGCGGCCATGTCACGACTCACACGCTGGGATCGGGAAGGCGAGAGGGAATCCCCGGAAGAGCTTCGGCAATCCCTGAAGCAGGTGATGGAGGACCACGTCGGCGTCTTCCGCGAGGAAAGCGTGCTCGCGGAAGGTGTGGAACGGGTCAAGGCCGTCGCCAAGCGCCTCGAAGGCGCTCGGTTGCGCGATCGGAGTCGCGTGTTCAACACCGCCCGCGTCGAGGCGTTGGAAACTGAGAACCTGGTCGCCTGCGCGCTGGCTGTCGCCCAATCGGCGCTGGCGCGCACCGAAAGCCGCGGTGCGCACACGCGTGTGGATCATCCCAAGCGCGACGACAGGAACTGGATGCGTCACAGCCTGTACTTCCTCGATACCGACAGCCTCGACTACAAACCGGTGCGCACGCGGCCGCTGACGGTCGATCCGTTTCCGCCGGTCGAGAGGGTCTACTGATGAAATTCTCGATCTACCGGTATGACCCTGAAGGTGAGAGCAAGCCTCGGATGCAGGACTTCGAACTGCCGGACAGCGAAGTCGAACCGGGGATGATGTTGCTGGGCGCCCTGCTCAAACTCAAGGAGCAGGACGAAACGCTTAGTTTCCGACGTTCCTGCCAGGAAGGGGTGTGCGGCTCGGATGGCATGAACATCAACGGTACCAATGGACTCGCCTGCATCACGCCGCTGGCGAAGCTCAAGCAGCCCATCGAGATACGTCCGCTACCGGGCATGCCGGTAGTGCGCGACCTCGTGGTCGATATGGGGAATTTCTACAAGCAGTACCGCGCAGCCGAACCCTATCTCAAGCTGACCGACCCCGAACCTGAAGTCGAATTCCAGCAATCCCCGGAGGAGCGCGCCAAGCTCGACGGCCTGTACGAATGCGTGCTGTGCGGCTGCTGTTCCGCGGCCTGTCCCTCCTACTGGTGGAATCCGGAACGTTTTCTCGGTCCCGCTGCGCTGCTGCAGTCGGCCCGCTTCGTGCTCGACAGCCGGGATCAGGCGACGGACGAGCGTCTGACCCAGCTCGACGACGCTTACAAGCTCTATCGTTGCCACAGCATCATGAATTGCGTGCAGGTCTGCCCCAAGGGCCTGAACCCGACCCGGGCCATCGGCCAGCTCAAGCATGCCATGCTCAAACGGTCGATTTGAATGACCTCGGACGGCCGTTTGCGCTGGCACTGCCGCCGCGGCATGCTTGAACTCGACCTGTTGTTAGGCGCATTTCTGTCGCAAGGATTCGATGCGCTCGATGAAGAGGGACGCTTAGCGTTCGAGCGCTTACTGGCGTATCCTGATCAGGTATTGCTGGAAATGCTCATGGGGCGGATGGCCCCAGCAGACCCCGGAATTGCCTATGTCGTCGACCAAATCAAAGGAGCCGCTCTACCTGCAGCCTAAGCCATCTCGGCAACTGGCCGGCTTTCTGGTATTGCTGCATGTGACTGCCGCCGCCGTACTGCCATACCTGGCACTGCCTGCATGGGCCATGGTGTTCCTCGGCCTGCTGCTGGCCTGGAGCCTGTACCGTAACCTGCGTCTTTACGTGCTGCTGAACACGCGCAGGAGCCTGTTGCGACTGGTCTGGGAAGTATCCGGCATATGGCGCGTCTGGGATGGCATGGGGCAGGAATTCCGCGCCAGGTTGGCTCCCGACTGTTACGTGCATAGCCATGTGGTCGTGCTGAGTCTGGACTTGCTGGATGGTGGTGGGCGACGGGCCGTGGTTCTGCTGCGTGATTCTCTTGAACCGGAGGCGCTGCGCCTGTTGCGGGCCCGTCTGCGTGCCGAGCATCTGCGACATCGGGACAAGCATGAAGACTGAGCATGTCCTCAAGCACATGGACCTCGCCGCAACCCAGAATGAGCTGGATGCGTTGCTGAGCGACGACCCGGATCATATCTACAACGAGGCCGAGCTCGACGCCATCGAGGCGCTGGATCCCGCGCTCGCTCTACGCATCGACCGCGTGCAGACGCAGGCGGCGAGGGCGGCTGAGAGTGGTCGCGAAGCCACCGGGCCGATCGACCTGGATGCGGTACGTGCCGCTATCGACGAAGCCCGAGCGATCCTGCTGCAGGACGGCGGGGACATCGAATTCGTCGAGCTACACGAGCGCACCGTGAGAGTGCGGCTGAAGGGCGCCTGCGTCGGTTGTCCGCGTGCCACGCTCGATCTCAAGAACGTGGTGGAAAAACTGGTCAGAAGTCGGGTTCCCGGCGTCGTGGGCGTGGCGAATCTGTTTTAGCAACGTAGATACGTTTCAGGTGATCACGTCCGGAGACTGCCGGCCGGTGCGCTCTGCGATGCCTGCCACTTCTCCGGCAAAGCGGATCAAATCGGCCAGCTGCGTTTGGGCATCGGCCTGCAGGTGCGAACGGCGGGTTTCCAATCGTTCAATGTACACGCGTAGTGTCGCCCCCTGGGTGCCCGTCCCTGACAGGCGGTAGACGATTCGGGCCTCATCGCCGAGCATCAACCGCAATCCCTGCCCCTCGGAACGACTACCATCAATCGGATCGTCATAGGCGAAATCGTCAGCGGCTGTGACATGACTGCCGCCCACTGTCTGCCCCACAAGACCAGGCAGATTTTCGCGCAGATCCTGCATCAATCTTGAGGCGGCATCTGCGTCGACATCCTCGTAATCATGCCGGGTATAAACGTCGCGGCCGTAAGCCTGCCAGTGCTCGGCTACGATTTCCGCCACCGACTGTCCACGCACGGCGAGCAGATTGAGCCAGAACAGCACCGCCCAAAGCCCGTCCTTCTCGCGCACATGATTTGATCCGGTGCCGAAACTTTCCTCGCCACAGAGCGTGATACGTCCGGCATCGAGCAGATTGCCGAAGAACTTCCATCCGGTCGGCGTTTCGTAACAGGGGATATTCAACCTGGCTGCTACACGGTCCACGGCCCGACTGGTGGGCATGGAACGGGCCACGCCGAGCAGGCCCTCGCGATAGGCCGGTATACGTGTGGCATTCGCAGCCATGATCGCCAGGCTGTCGCTCGGGGTCACGAAGCAGCCGTGGCCGATGATCATGTTGCGATCGCCGTCTCCGTCGGACGCGGCGCCGAAATCCGGTCCTTCGGGTCGATTGAGCTGGCGCACCAGCTCTGCGGCATGAGTGAGGTTCGGGTCGGGGTGGCCACCGCCGAAATCTGCCAGGGGGGTGCCATGAATCACCGTGCCCTCCGGTGCACCGAGCACATCTTCCAATATCGCGTGCGCATACGGTCCGGTCACGGCGTGCATGGCGTCGAAACGCATGCGAAAACCACTTCGGAACAGCTCACGTATACGTTCGAAATCGAACAGTGACTCCATGAGTTCGGAGTAATCGGCCACGGGGTCTAGCACCGTGATCTTCATCGCCTCCAGATGGGTATCACCCAGGACGTCAATATCCACATGGTTCGTTGTCGCGATGTAGTAACGGTCTATTTCCTGACTGCGTGTATAGATGGCCTCTGTCAGGGTTTCGGTCGCCGGGCCGCCATTGCCCGAGTTGTATTTGATGCCGAAATCGCCGTTTGGTCCACCGGGATTATGGCTGGCGGATAGGATCAGACCACCGGTCGCACCTCTATGGCGAATTATGGAGGAAACCGCCGGGGTCGAGAGCAGGCCGCCTCGCCCCAGGAGAACGCGCGAAACCCGATTCCCGGCCGCCATGCGCAGGATGGTCTGGATGGCCTCGCGATTGTGATAGCGGCCATCGCCTCCGAGCACCAGCGTTGCCCCCGCAAGGTCCTCCACGCAGTCGAATACCGACTGCACGAAGTTTTCGAGATAGTGCGGCTGCATGAAGGTTTTGACCGGTTTGCGCAGGCCGGAGGTTCCGGGGCGCTGTCCGCTGAAAGGCTGGGTGCGGCAGGTTTCTATCATCGGGCGTTACCACATTCCGTGGGGTCGTTGCTTCGATCAAGTTAACAAATCCGTCTGCACTTGTCCCTATGCTATTCTCGCAACATGTTCATTCAGCCCCATTATCCAGGATATCTATTCAGCGCGCCGCGCAGTTTCGCCGCGTTGATGGAGGTCTATGAGGATAATTACATTGCACTGCGCCGGCTGTGTCCCCGTCTGCCGGAAGCCGGGGTGATGCACGTATCTCACCCTGCCGGCATACCCCGCCTGTATCTTCGCGTGCTCGAACATACCCGCTACACCAGCAGTCTGGGACTGACCTATCGCTTCCTTGGTGAGGACGACGGTGAGGTCGAATCACCCTCTCTTGCGGTACGTGTCTACCACGACGCGCGCCAAGCGGAGGTTCTGTTCGCGCCACAAGGGCCCGCACATACGCTATCGCGGCACGCGTACGGACTGGACGATAGCGCATCCGGAGCCCTGCGCATGCGCTGGTCGGCCAATCGTTTTCTCAATCGATGGCTGCACTATTGCATCGCTCAAGGGCACGCATTCACCCTCGCACCGGACGCACTGGCCGACACGCTCGCCGATGATCGCGACTGAACGATTACCCCTCCCTATCCCACATCCTCTCGCCAATGGCAAACACTCAATTGTTGACTGTCACGGTAGGTTAATCTAAAATAACCCACTGACAGGCTCGGGATTTGTTTCCGGCCATTGGCACATTCTTGACAAACAGAAGGCGAATCTCCATGAAGCTTTCCACGAAAGGTAGATACGCGGTGACCGCGATGCTCGATCTGGCCATCCATGACAAGGTCGGCCCCGTGACCTTGGCTGATATATCCGTCTGCCAGGGCATCTCCCTGTCCTACCTCGAGCAGCTCTTCGCCAAACTGCGCAAGGAAAACCTGGTCGAAGGTGTACGCGGCCCGGGTGGCGGCTATCGCCTGGCCAAACCCGCCGACCAGATCACCGTGGCGCAGATCATCACTGCCGTAGACGAATCGGTCGACGTTACCCGCTGCAACGGGCAGGGCGACTGTCAGGACGGCGAACGCTGCCTGACCCACCAGCTTTGGGACGACCTGAGTCATCGGCTGTACAGCTTCCTCGACGGCATCACTCTGGACCAGTTCGCCAACCGCCCCGATGTTCAGGCGGTCGCCGAGCGCCAGGACAAGGCCGGACGCCGCCAGGTCGTTTCCTATCGTCGCTCTGCCGCCTGAAGCGAGGCCATTTATATGGACGCGAAGGAGAGGCCGATTTATTTGGACTATGCGGCGACGACGCCGGTGGACGGGCGAGTTGCGCAGCTGATGTGCACGTATCTGACGCG
Proteins encoded in this window:
- a CDS encoding protein YgfX yields the protein MSSTKSKEPLYLQPKPSRQLAGFLVLLHVTAAAVLPYLALPAWAMVFLGLLLAWSLYRNLRLYVLLNTRRSLLRLVWEVSGIWRVWDGMGQEFRARLAPDCYVHSHVVVLSLDLLDGGGRRAVVLLRDSLEPEALRLLRARLRAEHLRHRDKHED
- a CDS encoding DUF1249 domain-containing protein, which encodes MFIQPHYPGYLFSAPRSFAALMEVYEDNYIALRRLCPRLPEAGVMHVSHPAGIPRLYLRVLEHTRYTSSLGLTYRFLGEDDGEVESPSLAVRVYHDARQAEVLFAPQGPAHTLSRHAYGLDDSASGALRMRWSANRFLNRWLHYCIAQGHAFTLAPDALADTLADDRD
- a CDS encoding alpha-D-glucose phosphate-specific phosphoglucomutase — protein: MIETCRTQPFSGQRPGTSGLRKPVKTFMQPHYLENFVQSVFDCVEDLAGATLVLGGDGRYHNREAIQTILRMAAGNRVSRVLLGRGGLLSTPAVSSIIRHRGATGGLILSASHNPGGPNGDFGIKYNSGNGGPATETLTEAIYTRSQEIDRYYIATTNHVDIDVLGDTHLEAMKITVLDPVADYSELMESLFDFERIRELFRSGFRMRFDAMHAVTGPYAHAILEDVLGAPEGTVIHGTPLADFGGGHPDPNLTHAAELVRQLNRPEGPDFGAASDGDGDRNMIIGHGCFVTPSDSLAIMAANATRIPAYREGLLGVARSMPTSRAVDRVAARLNIPCYETPTGWKFFGNLLDAGRITLCGEESFGTGSNHVREKDGLWAVLFWLNLLAVRGQSVAEIVAEHWQAYGRDVYTRHDYEDVDADAASRLMQDLRENLPGLVGQTVGGSHVTAADDFAYDDPIDGSRSEGQGLRLMLGDEARIVYRLSGTGTQGATLRVYIERLETRRSHLQADAQTQLADLIRFAGEVAGIAERTGRQSPDVIT
- a CDS encoding Fe-S cluster assembly transcription factor, translated to MKLSTKGRYAVTAMLDLAIHDKVGPVTLADISVCQGISLSYLEQLFAKLRKENLVEGVRGPGGGYRLAKPADQITVAQIITAVDESVDVTRCNGQGDCQDGERCLTHQLWDDLSHRLYSFLDGITLDQFANRPDVQAVAERQDKAGRRQVVSYRRSAA